From Rhopalosiphum padi isolate XX-2018 chromosome 2, ASM2088224v1, whole genome shotgun sequence:
tcaagattgagaattttaaaagtttatatcaaACAATAAACAGCAGTATTAATAGTGGCGGGGCCAGATATTTTTTTGGGGGAGCACTTATGTATGGCTACTCAATCAcccattaatttgtttttaccatATTTTCAGGAAAGTattgctaaaattaaaaatattttgggtataatatgttatatttttaatttctaaataaataattaaaaaatatacctactatattattattattatcataaatgttatacagtaaaacttcaaatttcctttgttttcttttatttatatgtaacaattacaatacataacttttttattttttaatgtatgagaTTTTAGAAAGTGTGCAGttagtattaactatattaggtatttttatttctaaatgtgcaaaaaaaagcatatttaatttgtatataacagttaaacttcaaataatataacttaagtctaaaaactctttaaagtaattaatattattttatatattaataatgatttacaatttctttatttaggtattaacatatttttaacattaaattgttaGGGAGCAATGGAGGGGAAAAATCAAATGTTTGGAGGGGGCACTTGACCACCCTTGCCCAATATATTGCCCCtgactattaataatttttattgtaacaaaactttattataattatttttaaagttatattatttgtaattgcttgaatgatttttaaaaatatgataaaagtaaattaattttagctctttaaaactatgtttattattccagaattgttttgaaaaattatcagATTCAAAAAATGGATGTATATTATGCTCACTCAAAACCAAACTTAAGAcgtgtaaaatatgtaatagcAACATGTGTAAggtaaacttttttaattggtCATTCGATTGTTTGTTTCCCTTTACTTGCTAACAACTGATACTTTTTAAGCTATccaaaacaaattgtataagcttttaaaattaaaaagatcaatctaaactataatttatgaaacgttgcattttaagttttaagttttaacgccATACTAGGGTAAATATACATCCCAATACCGGCTTATAACTTCATTCCATTGGTCCACAGAATATctcaataaaatgtaaacagaatacctactatacttcaaaattataaattatttttactcaaaattCAAACATACAATTCCAcaattatatcgttattattgtttattattcattatcaaaTTTTTTCCAACTATTGGAataattgaagctgatatattgaaaaacaaacttaatttaatattgatgttgCTGCACTACTCGTGTACTGTTTCTAGTCGTAACGCAAATGTTAACTATAAAAAGAATTATTCAATTcaaattcaatttcaaaatgaCTAGTTCAGAATGTCATAAgtacaaattaatttgttaaactaCATCCTAATATCCTATGTTAAATATGATatggataaataataacacaccaACCTTTGTAGATTATACAGTACAGTACAcactaattaaaattgttatttaaaaaaccacaaataattgtttgtttttctttatAGTAAAATGATAATGTAATATGCATAAGCAAAATGtctttcaatattcaataaaatactgATATTTATCCGTCAATAGTACTTAGATCTTTAAAGCACTATCCCTACATTACATTGACTTAATCGactacaaaatgttttattattataaatttataactgttaGTACgcactaaatatattaaattttattttattttctagagATGTATGGATAGATACTACATAAAGCCAAAAcgttcaaaaaatttaaaacgttgTTTAGGCTGTTCATCAAGTGTCTTATGGAGTCTTCGATCTCAAGCAGCtgcagttttaaaatgtttttcactGGAACtgtaagttgaaaaaaaatataaatattatcaattataaatctagtattattttataacaaatgttgtattttaatacaaaaatagaatCATATAGGTTGATGTGTATGCGAGTATTGGGCAATCAATTTAGTgcaataaaaacgtttttaaataataatttttatgctattaagtaaaataaaaaatgtaaattaaaaactgtggATGCATGGGATAGTCAAATGGTAATTAGGTTCAGGTCTGAAAATTGTTCAAGTAGTATAATAgatgtataatagatataaacaatctattaactataaagcaactattattaaatttataataatactaagttTTGATaggtttcaattttatttaatcattttaaaatttcctttatttttttaaaatataattaaattcataatattcattagttgaatcattgattataaatactagcagtagtatttataatcaatggttgaattaaaatttgttttttaaatgtttaacatttgatttttatttagaaaataacttattagaaatgtactgaaataaacttctataaattaatttttatctaatatttatttccattttaaatgtttgtaaaattacatgtatatatttgtatataaagcaAAGGctaaataaatacttgaaattataattatatgttcaGTATAGAACCATAGTAAGTACATTGGAaccttattaaaattttagaaatatacaataaaactttgggccacataaaaaaaaaactttattttttaatttaatttaaacttaaactataaatatttatacttttcaaatagcaataatgtaatgtatttatatatttatatgattcggcatacaacaaattttaatatgagatttttaaaaattaaacatgtttaatcttaatttaaaaaaatatatattgtttctcatttgtataaatataaaatgtattaattaataataattttagaggtACTAGGCTTTTGTTAAATGGCGAAGAGTctgaaaacaaacaaaatttacgtgaattcataataaaatcggCAACATGTAATGAAAATTTTACTCAAGacgatatttatcaaattagagtcttgaatttaaataatttattaaattcaaaaattggaTCATTGTTAAATGGAtatgaaaaattacaaacaaaaaatattgaacaatgtCTTATTAACTTTGGTgaattatgtgaaaaaatattagttaacacTTGTTCACTTATATCAGATTCCCAATGTTTGTACAATGATAAAATGATTGAatcattaaataacaaaattaaatcaattttgattaatggtatgttatttaaaacaacTGACAATGATTCAAAAAAATACTCTAAAGATCCCCATAGAATAGATAATTTAACAGAACATACAAAAAACAGATTACAACAAAAATGCAGTgttttattggaaaaaatggacaaaaatattgaagaccaatattttttaaagaaggtAAATATGAACTTCTGtcctaaatatcaataaatattgagttttttatGTGATAACAATTGATTTAGTAGTATTCTCATTGATTTTGTAAcagactattataaatttaaaattatttattactattattttaattttatcaaagatataatatttttaggaatataatattagtaaacatactaataataaagattcatttaattccaaaaataaattagtggATACACAAACTAATCAAcaggaaaaaaatttaaatctcacATTTCCTCTAAATTCAAATGATGTATCTCAAATTTCACTAAAAGAATGTAGAGTACAATTAGTAAGGTTTGATGAAGAAACTCTAATACATTATGCTGGTCACAAATATAAAGATAAGGtaactataaatttgtttttatttttgttaaagaaTCAGTAGCACAAACCATTgggtgtataaattatttttattaacttatatatttacatataaaattgtatacataaaagatattgtgtacatattttGGCAGTAAAAATGAATTTCATGATGTTGGAGATTGACTTGAGGTTGTTTGGTGTACTGGTATATTTGGCATTCGTAGTGtatgaaataatgaaaataagaattaagggtgataactgataagttatTTTTTGCAATTATGTGATTTGTTGTAACATAGACTTCATTGCAGGCTGTGTATTTCGGGGGTTCTTGAATGGCCATTAAGTAATTGTGAGAGATTTTAGTATGtccaattataagttttattttaataacttttatagatatttaaatagaaaatatcaaaatgtcgGTGTTGTGTTTAATTTTGTGGAGTACATGGTACATTTCTGACACCATTTTAGttggaatttaattattattagcatttgTATGTCCCTGAAAGAGATGATTAGTAAAAACTATGATAATGGAGTTAGATTAGTTGCTAAGTCTGCAAGTTCATTTTCTATTAAGGTATTAGAATGTCCAAGGATCCAAAAGAGTTTAATTTTGTTTCGAATatgttgattaatataatattatctaatgcaGTGGTTCTCAATCTTTTTAGTACCGCGGCCCAAATTTCCCCCGAAAAATCTTTCGCGACCCACATGGTGTCACTTTtcaaaaagtagttttaaaaatcaaaatttgtattataattatatatataatatgtatacatttataatatgtatttagtattttatagatttataatcaatttatttttacaaatgttcTTTTAATAATGAGGTGAATGCGAAATGTGTGCTTGTTTTCTGTTATGGTTAATAACAGCATTGACATCAtgattcaaaaaattgtttgcgACCTACCAAAAATTGACTGACGACCCACCAGTGGGCCGCGAGTCGCGACCCACACTATGAGAAACACTGATCTAATGgattatgtgtaatttttaatattatggataGTGCTTAGGAGAATCTGTGAAAATGATTGTGTCTTGGAGATGATGTTCTTTTATTATGAACATAGACTGCTGTTAAAACTAATCTAGAGCTGGagaattaatacataaattccTTGTTTTTCCATATTACTGAGGCTTCGACTTTGTCTTAATTTTGTGAAATTTCTGTGTCTGGTATCATGTCAATTTAAGTCTTTTCGTGTTGAGTAGAGATATATCAGCTAAATTTAAATACTGGGAATCGGGTTTAAGTGATGAGTACCAATTGACATGCAAAATCCTgagttatgaattatataaagatgtttattaatgatttatgtgTAGATACTCAAATAAAGGATATTTAATCAGGTTTTGATAGGATTAtagacttatatatatattttttcaaaacatgaTGAGTTTAAAACCTCTGTGATGAAACCTACATCATGTATGGGATAACATTTGTATGACACCAAGACATGAAGTAATAGGGTTTTTCAAGAAATTAATACTTTGAACCCAGAAACATTTGTAATGTAATAACgagtattttgatattattatttattatttgttattcactcatttttatgtttagtagATTATGATTTTATCTATGTCCTATGTGTAAAAACTATACATTGTGATTTTTCAGAGAAGAGGGTGAAACCTGATGGCTTCGTCTATTTGATTAGTTTGTTAATGACTCATTGTAAGTGGATTTGAATTGTTGCTATAATTGTTTCTTCagcaataaatattgaaatcatTTGCGTAATGGGTCTATTAGGCAATAAAAGGGATGTTCTTTGTAATAATGTTAATGGTTATACAGAAAACTGACCCCTGGGGAACTCCATtgatttgtaaaaaaacaattacctagagtttgattgaattttttttgaaatgtttttgttttaaaaaaatgtatttttattaaggaTTTATTATcagatgaataattttaagatgagtaatttataattctatatattactgatattataaatgttttagatGAATAGTAAAACAGTTAACCACGAATGTAACATACAAGATACTAGTAAAACAACCAATTTGcataataatagaatttgtCGGAGtcctatacttaaattaaaaagttttgatGCAGacattaataattgtgttaaaaaagAATCTAATAATAAGGTAATCTAGATTTAAATTACtagtttataaagtttttaagtagaaaaatgttttaagtagttataactgtaatatttttctaatcatcatattatgattataaatatttttagttaaacagTAAGGCAATCAATAACAAAATTGAAAGTAATCCAAAAATAAATGCTATGGAAAAAGTTCACGAAAATATTCAGCCCAAACAATGTACTGTATTAGAAGTAGAAACATTAGATATGGATGTTATAGAAAAtgttaatcataataaacaggtaataacaattttatttaaaaaggttttttataaaactaattaagcTGATTATCACATTTCAGGACTTTACTTTCCTTAGTAAATGTTTAACTCATTtcctatttttgtatttgtttttttttagacaatcaAAGaagaaactgaaaataaaaccaaaacaaaaataaaaatcatcaaaaaaaaatttctcaaAAAACTCCATTCTTCAAAACATAAAAagatgaaaagaaaaaaatttaaaaatacttaaaactagtagtatttataattataaaaattaaaacaatgttgGCCTATGCACTATGCAAGGTACCTAATCATTTTTGGCTCACTTACCAAAATGGTATAATTAAAGTTTCAAGAAAATTTCATGTGccaataataagttaatacatttaaaaaaaaaataaggtgaacagaaatttaagaaaaaattccaaacttaatggatttttgttttatatctatTGTATAGGACAATTGAACTTCCTACcccctacatattttatatttaatttttgttcagtGTTCTTATCTATCACtggatattatgttaatattagatTTGGATTTTGTTGGTTTTAATGAAAAAGAAGCAGAAATCCATCCATTAATGTATTcctttgttttgattttatcacATTTGACATATAAAATAGACTTTCTCATTGAGCAGTGGTGTAACTGGGTAGTGCAAATGCAGCACTTGCATCACCACATTTAAAATGTGGTGGTGCAAAGGTATATTTTTGCACCACCAGAAAaccattgaaatatataataatatataaacaggtacaaaattgtaattttcgtGCATGTATTAGGCAATaggcattaaattattattttatctatattctaaaatagtaaaatcaaaaatatggtaataattCAGTACCTGACAAATTAGAATCAAAAAtagaatacataaaacaaaatgacATTCAAAAAGGTTTTAAAAGAGGCGTTAAAAATATTCCGAACAATATCTACTAATACAGCAGGTTGCGAAAGATCTTTCTTGTTTAAAGAGGTTAAAAACTTACCTTAAAACAACTATGGGTCAAAAAAGGCTTAGTAGTTTAGCTACTTTGCAGCtcgaaaaaaagaataatattaatttggacCAAGAAATTGATGAATTCGATTCGGGATCTAGGGAAAGAGAATGTCGtctcaacttaaaataaataaaaaacatttttgactgtttttttttattaatataataataaaggttttactgctaaaataattcaaaatgtatttattatttaaagaaatatattatgggAAAATAGATTATAGTTTATAGGGAAGGATTTTACTTAGGAAGTTGGATTATTGGTGTAttggaaataattataagttgagAATATGCTACTGCACCACCAGAAATTGGACCCAATTTACGCCACTGTCATTGAGTGTATCTGAAATGAGCCTCTTTTTACAAAAGCTCTATTGTTTACTaaaacaactataaataataaatattaaaaataaaaaaatgtttttaaaagttttgaacCTAAGTTTGAATTGGttatagcattgattataagtACTAGTACTTTTAATCAATAACTATAGAtactaactataaataaaagagTTAATTGTAGTTGTAGTCTTATTCTAGGGTAGGACTGGACTGGCCATAATATGCAAGTGTTCTGTAACATACTGAGCTGGATCAATGTTTTAGCTTGGGGGGGGGATGTTGtagaatatttaactatattacttattgattattatagttattactattgGTTTATCATTGTAGAATACTGGGTCAAAACTTCCCTGtccaatatgttattaaataaatgttttagtgaaattaattatattttgatttatatacctattattataaaagtgccaattattattaagttaaattaagttatacacGAAGTCACGACctgcttattaattttttctatagtattatgaatttatgactaGGATCTAACTCCTtagtgttcaaaatatttaaatgtatttatttatataatattattttttggtcaTTACATCTTGGGTTAatggttaatttatattttactgttgattattgatttatttttatggaaaaaatgtaaatgattaaaattattgaaattatttaaaattatgatgtaactaatcaaaattcataaaatattattatttctgattaCAGctgaaatatgtttatattgatatagtatattattcaaataaatttttatatttttatacaacttctttatactttatactcttTTTAGGTAAACCAAGTACATTACttttaagttgtattttataatttttttaaattagtcgtGTCTCGTgtctgttattttaataaataaattattattctgtcCAACTTTTAATTTACTACTACATTTTACAATGATCTCAATAATATAAGTGTGAGGGTATTTTATTCACTTCTAACATCTGACCAAATTATCTGTCCCACTAGGTAGTAAGTACTATACACCATACAGTCTATATTTTACGAAACTCATATAAATATTCCTTCAAAACTGTAATTGTCTGTAATGATTTCATTTTTTAGTGTTACACTAATAGTGTAAGTTACCTAACCATCAAAATTAATCTAAAGATATGCATATTAATAGTGGTCGACAAGAGGGCTTtcaaaatgaacatttttctCAGGGTGCAACTTTTGACGATGACAAACTACTCTGCTATAAaactttgattaattaaaaaaaaaaatattacaataacttGTAATAACAACACGGGCTGTAACTAAAGTGCCAGCAGAGGCGTAGGAAATTCGCATTCGAACCGGAAAATTTGTGCGTTTTGTTGATGAGAGATAGTGGAAGGGGGAGTTATCCGTTCGGCCACGGTCGGATGCGATCGCCTCGGCGTTCAATCGAACACGGGTCAAGGGACGCGGCGGCGGCTGCCGACGTCTACCGTCGACGAGCTCGTGTGCGCGGCCTGTTGTGACTTGTGAGCGCGTGGCCGTCGTCCGGACCGTTCTACCGTTGGTGCAGTACTACTTTGCATTGTAGTTAACAGCGTTCGTGCTTATAGTTAGGCGCCACCGCGAAAAagggttatttttttaattatttcgtttattttttcgGGATAGAGGTGTCGCTACAGAGAACTGTGGTCCAAACAGAAGACGAGATTTTCGGACGCGTTTAGACCACCTGTCTACCGACCGTCGAACACACCCTCCTTAaagattttgataaattttcaaCTGGGGGCGCTTTTCCAGGTTACCGCCATCGAATTTTCCCACAGACATGGCCACCACATCCTCGGGCGCGTGGTCGACGTCTTCGACTAGTCAAAGTGAGTGCTGACGCTTTtcttacgttttttttttttttacttgtttgaATCGACGACGTCGTGGGGACCGCTTACGCATTATTTCCACGACgcaacgtgtataatattacttatatttaatataagtgtaaatagtgtagttttatattatagatacgtaaattcttaaatacataatctacataatattatgaattattcgtAGTTGATAATTGACATGTCAGTTTATGGAAACCTGAGGTGGTGTATCCAGGGGGACCGGTTGACATCCACTTTcccttaacatttttatacaataaaatattaaacagagTAATATGTCTTCTAGAAAAATGGCggcaaattatgtataattttgtttaaaaaaaatatgtgtacagtgtacctatctaatttttcaactaggtttttttttacttaataggtagtatttatttttagaattcctCCCCCACACACACACTTCCAAAATTTCATCCTGGATCAGCCACTTCATATACTTACGTccatcttataaaatattatgcacttaattattaattattatacatttatacctatactaaatgTACCTAGTTAAAGACTGTATACTTGCTAGttgctatcatattattaattattattataatatttacgtctAATGAAAACTGTGTGAAATATACTACTTAGCAAATTTATTTAGCTAATATTAGTTGCTACTGCATATACGTTATAAGATAATTCGCTCGTTTAACATTTCGGTTAGGGCtagctaaaatattttcttattaataaagatAAGACAAGTAATAATTTTTGACAGTGATGatttactgtaaatattttacttagtaAGTACGTTATAAATTCATATCTAAatagtatagttatttattattagggtTCGAATTTGAAGGCAAAAGCCTTtttttagtaacaataatagaaaaataatttttatataaaaatatgtgacaTCTAATATTTAAGACgatagatgtattttttttacattttttacttttaaatgcattttttatttataaatgcctATTTTGTGTTTGATTTTCAATTGATTTGATAGTTTTATACACGACATGCGTCTTAACGGTGCAAATCGATAAGATCTTCTGAAGACGGTGCATTATTATcatttgtcaattatttttaatgggttTTATTATCGGGGGTATTTATCGATATCGCTAAATACTTTATCAAATATTTGGTATGGCCAGTTAATTTAACGTTTATAAAAGTACCAATACTACCTATctatagattaatatattttcatagctgaactgattttgatgaaattcggtaagtatgaaattaatttgaatcCTAGCTAAGGAC
This genomic window contains:
- the LOC132923442 gene encoding uncharacterized protein LOC132923442 — protein: MNNTLLPDNLEINYRNNHYKHAQDVLNSIIWCSICNSDLKQNIIMNKKIMLHKKFLCLCCKNCFEKLSDSKNGCILCSLKTKLKTCKICNSNMCKRCMDRYYIKPKRSKNLKRCLGCSSSVLWSLRSQAAAVLKCFSLELGTRLLLNGEESENKQNLREFIIKSATCNENFTQDDIYQIRVLNLNNLLNSKIGSLLNGYEKLQTKNIEQCLINFGELCEKILVNTCSLISDSQCLYNDKMIESLNNKIKSILINGMLFKTTDNDSKKYSKDPHRIDNLTEHTKNRLQQKCSVLLEKMDKNIEDQYFLKKEYNISKHTNNKDSFNSKNKLVDTQTNQQEKNLNLTFPLNSNDVSQISLKECRVQLVRFDEETLIHYAGHKYKDKMNSKTVNHECNIQDTSKTTNLHNNRICRSPILKLKSFDADINNCVKKESNNKLNSKAINNKIESNPKINAMEKVHENIQPKQCTVLEVETLDMDVIENVNHNKQTIKEETENKTKTKIKIIKKKFLKKLHSSKHKKMKRKKFKNT